In Persicimonas caeni, a single window of DNA contains:
- the dnaG gene encoding DNA primase, with amino-acid sequence MGLIPESVIEEVLARADILHTVRNYVSLKKSGSSFKGLCPFHDENTPSFYVTPSKGIFKCFGCGVGGNVISFMMEIEGWSFPEAVRQLAERNGVEIPEEDPQAAKRARKRREGKKLYWQIMETARAYFESQLWGEAGAAARHYLTEREIDEETAKNFGLGYAPQGWQNLLDHLQSKGISGKIAERAGLALSRNKGSGHYDRFRHRVVFPVVDIWDHTLAFGGRTIAANDDAPKYINSPETKFYTKGEQLYGLHAAKQGIQKAGYALLVEGNFDVICLHAKGFDTAVAPMGTALTSEQARLLQRYCDQVVIAFDGDSAGEEATVRCLQAFSEAKLEALVIRFDELEDPDTFVRRHGAEALSQKIEQAQPLVAWALDRVLAPAEGDNVDRKLSALEEAGDVLRHVGNQLAWEHYAQEVSRRLNIAPKLLKDYIRRPDQLRSRARQAVIEAHRPLELDSAEYGVLMVLLDHPEWLDKFLGDELENLLSTQELADFLELTRQHYERHGEINAPVLLEKIDHGAFRRTVAKALTDEGYDPEDPDKALQFYQDCVRTLKKNWATRSLDELTRQLDQIDFYNERNKFEELTRQKEQIAQFKASLDWDRSL; translated from the coding sequence ATGGGTTTGATTCCTGAATCGGTGATCGAGGAAGTCCTCGCCCGAGCAGACATATTGCACACCGTCCGCAACTACGTGAGCCTCAAGAAGTCGGGGTCGAGCTTCAAAGGGTTGTGTCCGTTTCACGACGAGAATACGCCCAGCTTTTACGTGACCCCGAGCAAAGGGATCTTCAAGTGCTTCGGCTGTGGAGTCGGTGGCAACGTCATCAGCTTCATGATGGAGATCGAGGGTTGGAGCTTTCCGGAGGCGGTGCGCCAGCTCGCCGAGCGCAACGGCGTGGAGATTCCGGAAGAAGATCCTCAGGCCGCCAAGCGCGCGCGCAAGCGGCGCGAAGGCAAGAAGCTGTACTGGCAGATCATGGAGACGGCGCGCGCCTACTTCGAATCCCAGCTGTGGGGTGAGGCGGGCGCGGCGGCGCGCCATTATCTGACCGAGCGCGAGATCGACGAGGAGACGGCCAAGAATTTCGGGCTCGGATATGCGCCCCAGGGTTGGCAGAACCTGCTCGACCACCTCCAGAGCAAGGGCATCAGCGGCAAGATCGCCGAGCGGGCGGGTCTGGCGCTGTCGCGCAACAAAGGCTCGGGCCACTACGATCGTTTCCGGCATCGGGTGGTCTTTCCGGTGGTCGATATCTGGGACCACACCCTGGCGTTCGGCGGGCGAACCATCGCCGCCAACGACGACGCGCCCAAATATATCAACTCGCCGGAGACGAAATTTTACACCAAAGGCGAGCAGCTCTACGGGCTGCACGCGGCCAAGCAGGGCATCCAAAAAGCGGGCTATGCGCTGCTCGTCGAGGGCAATTTCGACGTAATCTGCCTGCACGCCAAGGGCTTCGACACCGCGGTCGCCCCCATGGGAACCGCACTGACCTCGGAACAAGCGCGACTGCTGCAGCGTTATTGCGACCAGGTGGTCATCGCTTTCGACGGGGATAGTGCCGGTGAGGAGGCCACGGTGCGCTGTTTACAGGCGTTTTCGGAGGCCAAACTCGAGGCTCTGGTAATACGATTTGACGAACTCGAAGATCCTGATACGTTTGTCCGCCGCCACGGAGCCGAGGCGCTTTCGCAAAAGATCGAGCAGGCCCAACCACTTGTCGCGTGGGCGCTCGATCGAGTCCTGGCTCCGGCCGAAGGTGACAACGTCGACCGCAAGTTGAGCGCGCTCGAAGAAGCCGGCGACGTGTTACGCCACGTAGGCAACCAACTGGCCTGGGAGCACTACGCCCAGGAGGTTTCTCGGCGGTTAAATATCGCGCCCAAACTTTTGAAGGATTATATTCGGCGGCCCGATCAGTTGAGGAGTCGGGCCCGCCAAGCCGTCATCGAGGCTCATCGGCCCTTGGAGTTGGACAGCGCCGAATACGGCGTGCTCATGGTCCTGCTCGACCATCCGGAGTGGCTCGACAAATTTTTGGGAGACGAGCTCGAGAATCTGCTCAGCACACAGGAGCTGGCCGATTTTCTCGAGCTCACGCGTCAGCACTACGAGCGTCACGGCGAAATCAACGCGCCGGTGCTGCTCGAAAAGATCGATCATGGGGCCTTTCGGCGCACCGTCGCCAAGGCCCTGACCGATGAAGGTTACGACCCGGAAGACCCGGACAAGGCATTACAGTTTTACCAAGACTGCGTTCGTACGCTCAAGAAGAATTGGGCCACGCGCAGTCTCGACGAGCTGACCCGTCAGCTCGACCAGATTGATTTTTACAACGAACGTAACAAGTTCGAGGAATTGACTCGTCAAAAGGAGCAGATCGCCCAGTTCAAGGCATCGCTCGACTGGGATCGATCACTATAA
- a CDS encoding universal stress protein produces MKIVIGTDLSENSLDAARQGFAMAERMHREDDPAEVYVAYVEGQGTWYPQVGTTTILDDPDNRRRMEAQVHEFLEEHLGEELEGKLDYELILEEGRASKKLPEIVDRLAADWLVVGQSGQGALARLVAGSTVEKLSHRPPCNLAIAHSNGVDWASRPTILVGIDFSEASEKALNLAIDLAEQASARLHILHVVYPPGPIALPDGLVGYAGGEYQEVSAVRERARGEMEVLVDKRQTRLDDIDWTSEVVTGYPTREIVGYAEDNDIDAIVVGTVGRSAMDDFLLGSVASGVVKHMPCTVLLTPPAH; encoded by the coding sequence ATGAAGATCGTCATCGGAACGGACCTCTCCGAAAATTCACTGGACGCCGCTCGCCAAGGGTTTGCCATGGCCGAGCGCATGCACCGCGAGGATGACCCGGCCGAGGTCTACGTCGCCTACGTCGAGGGCCAGGGCACCTGGTACCCGCAGGTGGGCACGACCACCATCCTCGACGACCCCGACAACCGCCGACGCATGGAGGCGCAGGTCCACGAGTTTCTCGAGGAGCATCTCGGTGAAGAACTCGAAGGCAAGCTCGACTACGAGCTGATCCTCGAGGAGGGCCGCGCGTCCAAAAAGCTGCCCGAGATCGTCGATCGCCTCGCCGCCGACTGGCTGGTGGTGGGTCAGTCGGGCCAGGGCGCGCTGGCGCGGCTGGTCGCCGGCTCGACCGTCGAGAAGCTGTCGCATCGCCCGCCGTGCAACCTGGCGATCGCTCACTCGAACGGGGTCGACTGGGCGAGCCGACCCACGATCTTGGTGGGCATCGACTTCTCCGAGGCCAGCGAGAAGGCGCTCAACCTGGCGATCGATCTGGCCGAACAGGCGAGCGCTCGCCTGCACATCCTGCACGTGGTCTACCCTCCCGGCCCGATCGCCCTGCCCGACGGGCTCGTCGGCTACGCCGGCGGCGAGTACCAGGAGGTCTCGGCGGTGCGCGAGCGCGCCCGCGGCGAAATGGAGGTGCTGGTCGACAAGCGCCAGACTCGCCTCGACGACATCGACTGGACCTCCGAGGTCGTCACGGGGTATCCCACCCGCGAGATCGTCGGCTACGCCGAAGACAACGACATCGACGCCATCGTGGTCGGCACCGTCGGCCGAAGCGCCATGGACGATTTCCTGCTGGGAAGTGTCGCCAGCGGAGTGGTAAAACATATGCCTTGCACGGTGCTTCTGACGCCGCCAGCGCATTGA
- a CDS encoding MBL fold metallo-hydrolase, which yields MTKKWKDQWGSALELDEGLFRLRLRSPGKSLIVNTYVYSGGGALAVIDAGWPETVDQLETALADMGLAKSLRDVDYWLYTHAHIDHMGAAALISQKTHAPQIAWQGLEPYRERWHAFQDDMHNWTPWIAEAFAEPHRSRLLAERKNQGGLVDKYGRGVLENAAFVEFGERLEIGDLTLEFHDARGHDPHHGAFFAPERGWLFCGDVVIAVPTPICRAMNDELDTYRDSLDRLQALDAQFLLPGHGLHRRDNIDASFERSRSFVTDYEGRTLALLRELGRPMGLYELALAFTPDGKPYQPASRWWVHIAQVDSHLHALIERGDVMCFSGEHGPLYEAS from the coding sequence TTGACCAAGAAGTGGAAAGACCAATGGGGAAGCGCCCTCGAACTCGACGAGGGCCTTTTTCGTCTGAGGCTGCGAAGCCCCGGCAAAAGCCTCATCGTCAATACCTACGTCTACTCCGGCGGCGGCGCACTCGCCGTCATCGACGCCGGCTGGCCCGAGACCGTCGACCAGTTGGAGACGGCCCTGGCGGACATGGGGCTCGCGAAGAGCCTTCGTGACGTCGACTACTGGCTCTACACCCACGCCCATATCGACCACATGGGCGCAGCCGCGCTCATCAGCCAGAAAACGCACGCCCCGCAGATTGCCTGGCAGGGACTCGAGCCGTATCGCGAGCGCTGGCACGCCTTCCAAGACGATATGCACAACTGGACGCCCTGGATCGCCGAGGCCTTCGCCGAGCCGCATCGCTCGCGGCTCTTGGCCGAGCGTAAAAACCAGGGCGGTTTGGTCGACAAGTACGGCCGCGGCGTGCTCGAAAACGCCGCGTTCGTCGAGTTCGGCGAGCGCCTCGAGATCGGCGACCTCACCCTCGAGTTTCACGACGCCCGCGGCCACGACCCGCACCACGGCGCCTTCTTCGCGCCCGAGCGCGGCTGGCTTTTCTGCGGAGACGTCGTCATCGCCGTGCCCACGCCCATCTGCCGGGCGATGAACGACGAACTCGACACCTACCGCGACAGCCTCGACCGCCTGCAGGCTCTCGACGCCCAGTTTTTGCTTCCCGGCCACGGGCTGCACCGACGCGACAATATCGACGCCTCGTTCGAGCGCTCGCGCTCGTTCGTCACCGACTACGAAGGGCGTACGCTGGCGTTGTTGCGTGAGTTGGGGCGACCGATGGGCCTGTACGAGTTGGCACTGGCGTTCACACCCGACGGCAAGCCCTATCAGCCGGCGAGCCGCTGGTGGGTGCATATAGCTCAGGTCGACTCACACCTGCACGCGCTCATCGAGCGCGGCGATGTGATGTGCTTCAGCGGGGAGCACGGGCCGTTGTACGAGGCGAGTTGA
- a CDS encoding zinc ribbon domain-containing protein, with translation MKEQLALLRELQRIDLQLDELEDQKDDIQEKLEENRGFLDKLIDDLENQKKELEEVKSLRRQKKDDIEQTRSQLADRQEKLKAVSTQKEFGAVETEIDVLKKNLEQTQEEALHLDESIESTEQSIEEKEEKIVQLREGIASEVADAEQQLAELDEEIEARHDRQDEAREEVSKRVLHKYDFIRSRRPGLAIVPAKDGHCEGCFMAIPPQQFIEIQRGETLEICPSCQRILYFWEHALDDEDKVEGSEPVEAG, from the coding sequence TTGAAGGAGCAGCTAGCGCTACTTCGAGAACTGCAGCGGATTGATCTCCAGCTCGACGAGCTCGAGGATCAAAAGGATGATATTCAGGAAAAACTCGAGGAGAATCGAGGCTTCCTGGACAAGCTCATCGACGACCTCGAGAACCAGAAAAAGGAGCTCGAGGAGGTCAAGAGCCTGCGTCGCCAGAAAAAAGACGACATCGAGCAGACTCGCTCGCAACTGGCCGACCGCCAGGAGAAGCTCAAGGCGGTCAGCACTCAGAAAGAGTTCGGCGCCGTCGAGACCGAGATCGATGTGCTCAAAAAGAACCTCGAGCAGACTCAAGAGGAGGCTTTGCACCTCGACGAGTCCATCGAGTCGACCGAGCAGTCGATCGAAGAGAAAGAAGAAAAGATCGTGCAGCTTCGCGAAGGCATCGCCTCCGAAGTCGCCGACGCCGAACAGCAGCTCGCCGAGCTCGACGAAGAGATCGAGGCGCGCCACGACCGCCAGGACGAAGCGCGTGAGGAGGTCTCCAAGCGCGTGCTTCACAAGTACGACTTCATTCGCAGCCGCCGCCCCGGCCTGGCCATCGTGCCGGCCAAAGACGGCCACTGCGAGGGATGCTTCATGGCGATTCCGCCACAGCAGTTCATCGAGATCCAGCGAGGCGAGACCCTCGAGATCTGCCCGAGCTGCCAGCGCATCCTGTACTTCTGGGAGCACGCACTCGACGACGAAGACAAGGTCGAGGGCAGCGAGCCGGTCGAAGCCGGCTGA